The region TCCGTGCTGAGGAGATTTGGAGACAGGCAGATTGGAGTTGGATTTAAGATTCCTGTATAGTACGCCCATGGCAGCCTAGTGCCGTGGGTCAGCTCTGCGCAATAAGTTGATTTAAACTAATACATGGCTGAACATATATCACTGATCACTAAATCTTTCTCCTTTATGGCTGGTTCAAACCCGGGGATGCGTGGTACTGGTATGTGCCAGCACGACTTGATCCAACATCAATCTTCACAAACACAGGCCATTTGTCCAGGCCTGGAGCACTTGAAGTCACGTCGTCCAGAATATCAAGTTGTCCTTCGTTATCGACCATAAGCGAAATCTTTACCCGCTGAGATATATTCGCGAGGCGCTGTAATGCATGCCGAGTAATAGGAAGACTGTACAGGCACTGCTATAGTCAGACTCTACAGTAATAACCAAAAACATAGCAATATATACCTTGTCGAGAATTCCTTTGTCGACTAGTGAAAAGGCCCCTTCGATCCCATATACTATACATAGAACTATCTTCTATAATTTCCTCTGTCAAGCATTATCCGCATTACTTCGAGACTCTGCTTAGTTTACAAGGGTCAGTCTATTGCAGATGTCTTTGCTTCACCCCGACCGACCTTTAGCGTCTTGACATGGGGCCGAAAGGTAATCCCTAAGTCGCGTACATTTTCGAGGAGTCTGCGAATGTTGTCTTTCAATACAGGAAGACTCAGAACCAATGCCGGTGTCGGTAGAGTAGAGACATGATTGTTGCGGTGGGATTCGTGGTGTTGAATTAAGAAGTCTATATCTAGGTAGGCCCTTACAGCGATAATAAGGCAATACTTCCACCCTCTTCCCAGATACTCATCAAATACGTGTCAGATGCTTCAAAGGGGTGTATCAGATGCTTAAACAGCGCGGCTAAGCAGCAACCCCCatccagccaatcagagaATAGACCGCGCTGTGCTGAGCCCTCAGTCAGACACAGAGCAGCAGGCAAGGTCATCATTCCCCCGCATGGTACTCAGCATTGCTTTGTGGGGTATTAGACTATTGCAATCTTCAAGATGGATATATTCTGGCAAATCGGATATTGCCGATGAGAGATGGGAGAATATCGCAGGTAAGCAAGAGCAGGCAGCCTCCCTCCAGAGACTCAGCAccaacccagtcccagtcgACGGCCAAATGCACCAGCTGCGAAAGAACTTCTCCCCTTTTATCCTAAAAGCTGCTCCCATCCCCCGTCCGTCCCTCAGTTTTAAGACTAGCGGTCGCTCCTTCGGAAGGGCTCTTTTGGCCACGGTGATGCTTCAAACTGTTTAGCTAGAATATGACATGACTGTCACTTGTAAAGCCCAACATATGAAGAACGTACTCCTCAATATAATTGTGCCGCAAGGCACTCTCGTTTTCAGGGCTGCCAGGACTCGTGCCATCAGACCAGACTCCGTATAGAACCTTATCGAGGTCAAGGAAGCTATACATCTCCCCATCGAAGAATCTTCATATATTGAGAGGAAAGGTGTTCCCCGTCTGGATGGCTCGGGCTGCGGTGTTATTCATCGACTTTAGCCACTCAATTAATAACCTTCTAGAATCGCCATGAAGTCCGTCGCAACAGGGTTCCTAATTGGGGACGGGGGCGCCTGCCCAGGCGCGAAGGATAGGTATTagaaatatagatttattagCATTCTATCTGTGTATAGCAGTAATTCTATAGTAAATAGCCAAGGAACGATCCTGAGGTCTTAATGGATTCATCATGGGCTCTCCGTCGTGGACGATCCTTCCGAGATCGCTCTCCTAATTCCGAAACGAGTCAGTGATAACTACAGAAATGAGGAACGATAGTTTCTGCCCCTTGCTTTGTGTCCCCTTGCTTTGTGCCTGTCTGAAATCTCTTCGCTCTACTTGAAGAATAACTTAAAATAGCCGCCGTTTTCGTTGATGTACCATGAATCGATGATTGCAAGATCTCCTGTTTTTATAGTATCAGAAAATACATAAAGCAGTCTATAGTCTCTGTGATTCACCAAGGTATTTGCGATACGCGACCAGATGACTATACGACGAGCTATTCTCgggcttcatcctctgaaAGCCTGGCCCTGTCGACGGATCCAATTCCCAGTAGTCGCACCGACCATGGCGGCCAGGAAGTCCAGCACCAAATACTTTGAAGATACACACTCGTTCGATACAATCGCGGAACCAGAAATCCTCAGAACTATTCTCCGAGATGATATCTTCATATTCGCTTTACCACTCGCTATCTTGTGCCAGTTCGCTCACCCGGCCCTCGCAAAAGGTAGCTATAGACactccaacttctcctcaCGGCTCGAGAAGCGCCTTCGCAACACCTTCCGATTCTGCAATGTGGTACTATTTGGCACACAGCAGGAAAAGCAGTCTATAGTCTCTGTGATCCACCGACATCACTCCCGCGTCAAAGGAGCTGGCTATGATGCAGATGACCCCGAACTGCATCGATGGACCGCCGCGACGATGTTCATGAGTATACTCACTGTACAGGAGGAGTTCATCGGAAAGATGCCACAAAGCATGAAAGAAGCGCTGCTGCAAGAATCAGCCATATTTGGATCCTCACTGAAGATGCCTCCTACAATGTGGCCGTCAACCCTGGATGAATTCTGGAAGTACTGGAATCATAATATTGCTACGCTGGAAATCACCCCCGAAGCGCGCAGACTGAGCCAGCATATCCTCTACCCTCAAAACACGCCGCTTTGGATGTCCATGGGAGCTCCGCTCATGCGTCTCGTTACTGTGAATTGGCTACCAGACCGGCTGGCGAGGGAGTATAGTTTCCAACCTTCCACGATGAGCGAGCATATGTACTACCAGTTTGCGCTGTCGATCCGTGTGGCATATCCACTGATTCCAACAGTTTTCaagcagcggcagcatcgCTTTTATATGACGGATCTTCAACAGGCACTCAAACGGCTGAGGAGGGATTAGGATGCCTATTGTTTAGTTAACGCTCGTAGGCCGAAGGATCTGGCCATGGCTCACCGACTCTTGATTCAGGAGATCGCCCGGTGCCTTGCGTCGGAAATCAAGATCGATCGAACCGTGGCTTCAATATTCATGCAAGAGGTCCCACTAGCCTCGCGAGTGAGAGCGAAAGGGGACAGTTATCTTACGTATCAGTGCTCAAGGGGGAGCTCGAAGAAACCCCCCGGCTGTCCAGCAATATTTAGCTCAGGCTACGCATCTACAAAACACTTGAAAGATCTCCATAATTGCTCTTCGCTGCTTTTAGCTCATCGCTTTCCGGTCCCATCACCTGCCGTTACAGATATGACCCGCGCTGAGGGGATCCCTCGCCGCGTGCTGCTTGTAAGCACGCCACGGACTGCTAGCAATCTGTTGCTGCAGATGCTGAATATCCACGGACAACCCAACGCTCTGACGAACGAAAGAGGCGGGTACTTCTTTTATCCATATTTCCTCCATATCACCACGACTGGACTATGTGATAAGCCAGTCGGGCAATGGAGTGACgaggaaaagcaaaagacAACGAGTACTTTCCAAAGCAGTATCCACAATATCGAGACCTACTCGAAACAGGCGGAGCATGAGAACAAGATCATGTTCGCCAAAGAACACTCCTTCTGGTTCGCGCATCCAGCATCGCTCCAGAAACTGAaagttggggttgatgaCGACGAGTTCACGCGAGACTTTCGATCCGGAATTCATATCCCTGAGAGTTATGGCCCTACACGGACTTATTCCCCTTCCAACAAGACTGTGCTTTCAGATGAGTATCTGCGTACCTGGCAGATGGCCTTTATTATCCGCCATCCGGCCCTGGCGTGGCCATCGCTGTACCGGGCTGCATTGAAGATCGCGGATGAGCTGGGCTTGACAGAGGCGCAATTCAAAAGCGCAACATCGGTAAGGAATATGACCTTCCACTGGGCCCGCAGCCTTTTCGACTGGTGCATGGAGCAACCAGGTACACCAACACcgatggtggtggatgcACACGATCTGATCCACGCCCCGGAGATAGTACTCAAATTCTGCGAGCGGCTGGGGATAGACCAGGATGTGGTCAGATTCGAGTGGAGTAGGAATGATGATCAGAATCCGGGAGGTGCTGTTAATATCGCAAAGTCCGAGCAATCCCGGCACGAACGCCTTGCCCCTATCATGCTATCCACGCTCAACGGCTCGGCTGGTGTTATTAAAGACAAGGCCCCGGGATGTATTGATATACCTGCCGAGGCTGCAAAATGGAGTATGGAGTTTGGTGAAGAGGCTGCTCGGTCTCTTGAGAAGGCTGTTGTGGATTCCATGCCGGACTATGAGTTTCTCAGATCTCATCGAATAACTGTCTAATTTTTAGCATCGCTTTCTACAACTTATGGAGACTGGGATGTAATCTCCTGTTAGCCTTTATGTATAACTTTGTCCTGGCCGGCTTGTGTGCCCATATAAATGTGAGTTTCTGAAAAGCATACATTATACATAGACATGGGGAATCTATGCATACCAAGACATTTAACATGAACTTCCAAAACGTAATTGATATCAGTTGCGCGACCGTGCCTTCGAGCGCCCCGATCCAAAGTAAATACCTGTAATCTCTCTCGTTTGTGGCTGGTTCAAATGGGATGCGTGTCACTATCAAGTCCGGAGAATGCACTGCTGACTGCAAAGTTTGATCCCCACCCAATAATTGGACTTCTGCTACGACTCAGGGGCCGTAACAGGAACACGAGCCTTCTAAGACTTGCACGAGTCAGCCGTCAATGCTCTGCAGGCAGTTCCGGCCGACCGGACACCGAGCAGAGGCCAGAGCCGGGGTAAATTTTTGGAATGAAGATCGCAATAGACGGAAGAATTGGAGAATCGCAGCAGCGAGTCGAACTGGGTTCTGTTCCCCACCGAACACGAGCTGTGGTGGCGGATCTGCGATGATCTGACGATGCAGCGGATTCCGACTGGCTGGGAATTCGAGAACCGATCGATTCTGGCTCTCTCCAATAGGCGACCCTCTTTTTGAAACTTTCGCCAAACTCTCGCCATGACCGGGTTTCCGTCAGCCATGCTGGAGCCCTGGGTTCAAATGAGGCCCCGTCGCCCCTTTCGCACGCAGGGCTGAGCGTCAGCCTCCAGACTCCTCGCGTGCTGGACCGCCAGGCAATGAGAAAAGCAATACAGCCATGGCTGCACTGATCCGCGCCCTGTATTTACTGCAGAGCGAGGATGCCAGGCCTGGCGACCTGCAGCTCGAGCCTCGAGCCGGCAAAGGCCCGCCGCCCCATGAGCCTGTCGTGGGCGCAACGAGGGCCGGATTCATCGCGATGGGAGTCTGCGGCCTCCTTTCGTTCCTTGCGACGTTCGGCCTGCTCGTCTTCCTAACGTACAGATTCATCTACTGGGATCGCCACTATAAACGGCCGCTCGCCCGGAACCAGTACGTCGTCCTGATCTACAACCTGCTTCTCGCCGATCTGCAGCAAGCGACTGCATTCCTCCTATGTCTGCACTGGGTTCGGAAGGGGTCGGTATACTATCCAAGCGCTGCCTGTGTCCTGCAGGGCTGGTGGATTCAAACCGCCGACCCGGGGAGCGGGCTGTTCGTGATCGCGATCGCTATACACACCGGTGCTGTTGTCATGCGAGGGAGCCAGCTCCCATACCGGGCCTTCGTGGGCTGCGTTGTCGCATTGTGGGCCTTCATCCTCGTTCTCGGATTCATCCCTATAGGCCTATACGGGTCCAAGACATTTGTGATCTCAGAAGCCGGCTGGGTATGCCCAATTTCACTCTGATAGATACACCATGATACTAACAGTACAGTGCTGGCTGAGCCCCGAACACGAACGCGAGCGCCTCTGGGGCCACTActtctggatcttcctcTCCGAGTTCGGCACCGTCGTGCTGTACAGCATCATGTTCGTCTTCCTGCGGCGTCGAATGATGCAGACCGCCCGGCTGCGCCCAAACCACAAGGAGAGCATGAACCGGATCAACCGCGTCGTCATCTACATGGTCATCTACCCAGTCGCATACGTCATCCTGTCCCTCCCGCTCGCTGCCGGTCGAATGTCTAGCGCGCGCCATATCGTCCCTAGCCACCCCTACTTCGCGACTGCCGGGTCGCTGATGGCACTGTCGGGGCTAGCAGATGCAGTCATCTACACGCTAACCCGGCGCCAGCTCCTGGTCGACACGGAGTCGAACGTATCCCACGAGATCTACGCGGCGTATTCGATGACGCATAACCACCAAACGCACATCAGCACGACGCACGAGACGAGGAAACGGGGCCGTGTGGGCTCGCGGCTGCGCCGGGGCCTGCAGACGCTGAACGACAGTGTGTTGGATAATCGGGACGATTCGACGGAGGAGATTGTGAAGAAGGGCGATACGGAAATGAAGAATATGAATATGGGCCATGGTGTTTATCAGGAGACGACGTTTGAGATTACGCACGAGGCTGCGGATCCGGGGGACTCGCGGTCGAAGAATAGACATGCTGAGTAGGATTAATGAATATCGATGTTGACATTTGATCCTTATATTAGAATCTTAACCAAGAAGGCGGACCGATAGCATCTCTCGGGGTTAACGACAAGGTAAAAATGTACTCGTgaattagaattaattacAGATTCCAGACATCACCACCATAAATATTTGGCCACCATAAATATTTGGAGGATTCAGCAATAGATCATTGATCGAGATTTGAACGCTCTCGCTCCGATATCTGTACCATCATATCCGACTGCAAGAACAGCCCATTCCGATTCACACTCTGCCACGGCCGCGACGGGTCAATAAGGACAATATCATATC is a window of Aspergillus puulaauensis MK2 DNA, chromosome 4, nearly complete sequence DNA encoding:
- a CDS encoding oxygenase MpaB family protein (COG:S;~EggNog:ENOG410PWHX;~InterPro:IPR018713;~PFAM:PF09995;~TransMembrane:3 (o34-53i202-219o239-257i)), whose amino-acid sequence is MAARKSSTKYFEDTHSFDTIAEPEILRTILRDDIFIFALPLAILCQFAHPALAKGSYRHSNFSSRLEKRLRNTFRFCNVVLFGTQQEKQSIVSVIHRHHSRVKGAGYDADDPELHRWTAATMFMSILTVQEEFIGKMPQSMKEALLQESAIFGSSLKMPPTMWPSTLDEFWKYWNHNIATLEITPEARRLSQHILYPQNTPLWMSMGAPLMRLVTVNWLPDRLAREYSFQPSTMSEHMYYQFALSIRVAYPLIPTVFKQRQHRFYMTDLQQALKRLRRD
- a CDS encoding uncharacterized protein (COG:S;~EggNog:ENOG410PNHN;~InterPro:IPR027417), encoding MTRAEGIPRRVLLVSTPRTASNLLLQMLNIHGQPNALTNERGGYFFYPYFLHITTTGLCDKPVGQWSDEEKQKTTSTFQSSIHNIETYSKQAEHENKIMFAKEHSFWFAHPASLQKLKVGVDDDEFTRDFRSGIHIPESYGPTRTYSPSNKTVLSDEYLRTWQMAFIIRHPALAWPSLYRAALKIADELGLTEAQFKSATSVRNMTFHWARSLFDWCMEQPGTPTPMVVDAHDLIHAPEIVLKFCERLGIDQDVVRFEWSRNDDQNPGGAVNIAKSEQSRHERLAPIMLSTLNGSAGVIKDKAPGCIDIPAEAAKWSMEFGEEAARSLEKAVVDSMPDYEFLRSHRITV
- the gprD gene encoding protein gprD (COG:S;~EggNog:ENOG410Q2PA;~InterPro:IPR022596,IPR023041;~PFAM:PF11710,PF11970;~TransMembrane:7 (o45-68i89-111o137-155i162-184o213-234i255-278o293-314i)) — its product is MAALIRALYLLQSEDARPGDLQLEPRAGKGPPPHEPVVGATRAGFIAMGVCGLLSFLATFGLLVFLTYRFIYWDRHYKRPLARNQYVVLIYNLLLADLQQATAFLLCLHWVRKGSVYYPSAACVLQGWWIQTADPGSGLFVIAIAIHTGAVVMRGSQLPYRAFVGCVVALWAFILVLGFIPIGLYGSKTFVISEAGWCWLSPEHERERLWGHYFWIFLSEFGTVVLYSIMFVFLRRRMMQTARLRPNHKESMNRINRVVIYMVIYPVAYVILSLPLAAGRMSSARHIVPSHPYFATAGSLMALSGLADAVIYTLTRRQLLVDTESNVSHEIYAAYSMTHNHQTHISTTHETRKRGRVGSRLRRGLQTLNDSVLDNRDDSTEEIVKKGDTEMKNMNMGHGVYQETTFEITHEAADPGDSRSKNRHAE